One Microcaecilia unicolor chromosome 8, aMicUni1.1, whole genome shotgun sequence DNA window includes the following coding sequences:
- the LOC115476323 gene encoding leucine-rich repeat transmembrane neuronal protein 2-like: MGLHSKWPLEAPMLAALYVMSVVSEVLPAFSMACPLKCRCEKLLFYCDSQGFHSVPNQIDKGSLGLSLRHNFISELQQDQFASFVQLTWLHLDHNQIATIKEDAFQGLYKLNELILSSNKISYLSNTTFSQLLNLQNLDISFNQLASLHPELFYGLRRLQTLHLRSNFLRTIPVRLFWDCRSLEFLDLSTNRLRSLSRNGFAGLIKLRELHLEHNLLTKINFAHFLRLSGLQTLFLQCNKISNLTCGMQWTWDTLEKLDLTGNEIKAIELTVFETLPALKVLLMDNNKLQTLDFKILNSLKSLITVGLSGNPWECSSSVCALATWLSSFQGRWEHAILCHSPDHTQGEDILDAVYGFQLCWNLSAIATPITTSYKTLTEATVKSSSPNSYVGDIESQTTTGTIVTTEEHALELDNAIFTQQVITGTMALLFSFFFIIFVVFISRKCCPPTLRRIRRCSMIQNRQLRSKTQLHVSNSSDQGPYNEYEPAHEGPFIIINGYGQCKCQQLPYKECEV; this comes from the exons ATGG GCTTGCATTCCAAGTGGCCATTAGAGGCACCTATGCTGGCAGCACTATATGTAATGAGTGTGGTTTCAGAAGTGCTGCCTGCCTTCAGCATGGCTTGTCCACTAAAATGCCGTTGTGAGAAGCTGCTCTTTTACTGTGATTCTCAGGGCTTTCATTCAGTGCCAAACCAAATTGACAAGGGCTCCCTGGGTTTGTCACTGAGACATAATTTTATTTCTGAACTTCAGCAGGATCAATTTGCAAGCTTTGTTCAACTTACATGGCTTCATTTAGATCACAATCAAATTGCAACTATAAAAGAAGATGCTTTTCAAGGATTGTATAAACTTAATGAATTAATATTAAGTTCAAACAAAATTTCATATTTGTCAAATACTACTTTCAGTCAACTCCTCAATCTGCAAAATTTAGACATATCTTTTAATCAGCTGGCATCTCTGCATCCAGAACTATTTTACGGACTTCGCAGACTACAAACCTTACATTTGCGATCCAACTTCCTGAGAACTATCCCTGTTCGGCTTTTCTGGGACTGTCGCAGTCTGGAATTTCTGGATTTGAGCACAAATCGCTTGCGAAGTTTGTCTCGCAATGGATTTGCAGGTTTGATCAAACTAAGAGAGCTCCATCTGGAGCACAATCTTCTAACAAAGATTAATTTTGCTCATTTCCTAcggctaagtggtttacaaacactCTTCTTGCAGTGCAACAAAATTAGCAACTTGACATGTGGGATGCAGTGGACCTGGGATACCTTAGAAAAGCTAGATTTAACTGGAAATGAAATAAAAGCCATTGAATTGACAGTTTTTGAAACCTTGCCAGCCCTTAAAGTACTCCTTATGGATAACAACAAGTTACAAACGCTGGATTTTAAAATTCTAAACTCACTGAAGTCATTAATTACTGTGGGCCTTTCTGGGAATCCTTGGGAATGCAGCTCAAGTGTGTGTGCATTAGCCACATGGCTAAGCAGCTTCCAAGGTCGGTGGGAGCATGCAATATTGTGCCACAGCCCAGACCACACCCAGGGAGAGGATATTCTTGATGCCGTTTATGGATTTCAGCTATGCTGGAATTTATCAGCCATAGCTACACCCATAACTACAAGCTACAAAACTCTAACTGAAGCAACGGTGAAATCAAGCTCACCAAATTCATATGTCGGAGACATAGAAAGTCAAACTACTACAGGGACAATAGTTACTACCGAAGAACATGCTCTTGAGCTAGACAATGCCATCTTCACTCAGCAGGTAATTACTGGAACAATggctttattattttctttttttttcattatttttgtaGTGTTCATCTCCAGGAAATGCTGCCCTCCTACTTTAAGGAGAATTAGACGATGCTCAATGATTCAAAACAGACAGCTGCggtccaaaacacagctgcatgTATCAAACTCATCTGATCAAGGACCATACAATGAATACGAACCCGCCCATGAAGGGCCTTTCATCATTATTAATGGCTATGGACAGTGTAAATGTCAACAGCTTCCATATAAAGAATGCGAAGTGTAA